Proteins from a single region of Cydia splendana chromosome 9, ilCydSple1.2, whole genome shotgun sequence:
- the LOC134793352 gene encoding mucin-2-like → MSLTNLKYPAEGTQVPPTTEAPPITLGMSFTKLKCPAEDTQVPPTKEAPPTTVEISLTKLKCQAEDTQVPPTIEAPPTKEAPPTTVEISLTKLKCQAEDTQVPPTIEAPPTTVGMSFTKLKCPTEVAQVPPTIEASPTSVRMSFTKLKCPTEDTQVPPTIEAPPTTVGMSFTKLKCPAEDAQVPQTIEAPPTTVGMSLTKLKCPAEDTQVPPTTEAPPTTEALPTTEAPLTTMAPPATEAPPTTEAPPTTEAEPTTETLPTTETPPNTEAPSNTEVPPTTEAPPTTEALPAKEETTDPIEAEEPRKLSCAKYISNLFSKKLKCTEDTQVPPIIEASPTTDGMSLTKLKCPAENTQVPPTIEASPTTVGMSFTKLKCPTEDTQVPPTIEASPTTVEMSLAKLKCPAEDTQVPPTTVGMSLTKLKCPTEDTQVPPTTEAPPTTEALPTTEAPLTTMVPPATEAPPTTEAPPTTEALPTTETLPTTETPPNTEAPPNTEVPPTTEAPPTTEALPTKDETTDPIEAEEPRKLSCAKYISNLFSKKLKCSEDTQVPPIIEASPTTEGMSLTKLKCPAENTQVPPTIEASPTTVGMSFTKLKCPTEDTQVPPTIEAPPTTVEMSLAKLKCPAEDTQVPPIIEASPATEGMSLTKLKCPAEDTQVPPTTEAPPTTVGMSLTKLKCPTEDTQVPPTIEAPPTTEALPTTEAPLTTMVLPATETPPNMEAPPNTEVPPTTEAPPTTEALPTKDETTDPIEAEEPRKLSCAKYISNLFSKKLKCMITMIEETPFLVFFRGMNDDSGHDDMCCQTSGYGIVINGIDEPRATLKPPVQVNRVLVTLPEANAYKHLSNAISIWRTALCATHTIEESETSCESSETWCVKVGQSNHSSESSCSSPQTWCVRVGQSNHSSESSCSSPQTWCVRVGQSRVNRVFSLTNICSGKEMEKLRLAYFLLTAMEGRVRRVNINKGTRGSFLT, encoded by the exons ATGTCCTTGACGAATCTCAAGTACCCAGCAGAAGGCACACAGGTCCCACCAACCACAGAAGCCCCACCAATCACGTTGGGGATGTCCTTTACGAAACTCAAATGCCCAGCAGAAGACACACAGGTCCCACCAACCAAAGAAGCCCCGCCGACCACGGTGGAAATATCCTTGACGAAACTCAAATGCCAAGCAGAAGACACACAGGTCCCACCAACCATAGAAGCCCCACCAACCAAAGAAGCCCCGCCGACCACGGTGGAAATATCCTTGACGAAACTCAAATGCCAAGCAGAAGACACACAGGTCCCACCAACCATAGAAGCCCCACCAACCACGGTGGGGATGTCCTTTACGAAACTCAAATGTCCAACAGAAGTCGCACAGGTCCCACCAACCATAGAAGCCTCACCAACCTCGGTGAGGATGTCCTTTACGAAACTAAAATGCCCAACAGAAGACACACAGGTCCCACCAACCATAGAAGCCCCACCAACCACGGTGGGGATGTCCTTTACGAAACTCAAATGCCCAGCAGAAGACGCACAGGTCCCACAAACCATAGAAGCCCCACCAACCACGGTGGGGATGTCCTTGACGAAACTCAAATGCCCAGCAGAAGACACACAGGTCCCACCAACCACAGAAGCCCCACCAACCACAGAAGCCCTACCGACCACAGAGGCCCCACTGACCACAATGGCCCCACCGGCCACAGAGGCCCCACCGACCACAGAGGCCCCACCGACCACAGAGGCCGAACCGACCACAGAGACCCTACCGACGACAGAGACCCCACCGAACACGGAGGCCCCATCGAACACAGAGGTCCCACCGACCACAGAGGCCCCACCGACCACAGAGGCCCTGCCGGCCAAGGAAGAGACTACAGACCCCATTGAAGCAG aaGAACCACGGAAATTGTCATGTGCCAAGTACATCAGCAATTTATTCAGCAAAAAACTCAAGTGCA CAGAAGACACACAGGTCCCACCAATCATAGAAGCATCACCAACCACGGACGGGATGTCCTTGACGAAACTCAAATGCCCAGCAGAAAACACACAGGTCCCACCAACCATAGAAGCTTCACCAACCACGGTGGGGATGTCCTTTACGAAACTCAAATGCCCAACAGAAGACACACAGGTCCCACCAACCATAGAAGCTTCACCGACCACGGTGGAGATGTCCTTGGCGAAACTCAAATGCCCAGCAGAAGACACACAGGTCCCACCAACCACGGTAGGGATGTCCTTGACGAAACTCAAATGCCCAACAGAAGACACACAGGTCCCACCAACCACAGAAGCCCCACCAACCACAGAAGCCCTACCGACCACAGAGGCCCCACTGACCACAATGGTCCCACCGGCCACAGAGGCCCCACCGACCACAGAGGCCCCACCGACCACAGAGGCCCTACCGACCACAGAGACCCTACCGACCACAGAGACCCCACCGAACACGGAGGCCCCACCGAACACAGAGGTCCCACCGACCACAGAGGCCCCACCGACCACAGAGGCCCTGCCGACCAAGGATGAGACGACAGACCCCATTGAAGCAG AAGAACCACGGAAATTGTCATGTGCCAAGTACATCAGCAATTTATTCAGCAAAAAACTCAAATGCA GTGAAGACACACAGGTCCCACCAATCATAGAAGCATCACCAACCACGGAGGGGATGTCCTTGACGAAACTCAAATGCCCAGCAGAAAACACACAGGTCCCACCAACCATAGAAGCCTCACCAACCACGGTGGGGATGTCCTTTACGAAACTCAAATGCCCAACAGAAGACACACAGGTCCCACCAACCATAGAAGCCCCACCGACCACGGTGGAGATGTCCTTGGCGAAACTCAAATGCCCAGCAGAAGACACACAGGTCCCACCAATCATAGAAGCATCACCAGCCACGGAGGGGATGTCCTTGACGAAACTCAAATGCCCAGCAGAAGACACACAGGTCCCACCAACCACAGAAGCCCCACCAACCACGGTAGGGATGTCCTTGACGAAACTCAAATGCCCAACAGAAGACACACAGGTCCCACCAACCATAGAAGCCCCACCAACCACAGAAGCCCTACCGACCACAGAGGCCCCACTGACCACAATGGTCCTACCGGCCACAGAGACCCCACCGAACATGGAGGCCCCACCGAACACAGAGGTCCCACCTACTACAGAGGCCCCACCGACCACAGAGGCCCTGCCGACCAAGGATGAGACGACAGACCCCATTGAAGCAG aaGAACCACGGAAATTGTCATGTGCCAAGTACATCAGCAATTTATTCAGCAAAAAACTCAAGTGCA TGATAACAATGATTGAAGAAACGCCTTTCCTAGTATTCTTTAGGGGCATGAATGACGATTCGGGGCATGACGACATGTGCTGCCAAACGTCGGGCTACGGCATCGTCATCAACGGCATTGACGAGCCCCGAGCTACCCTGAAGCCCCCTGTTCAAGTGAACCGAGTTTTGG TTACTCTACCTGAAGCAAATGCTTACAAACACCTATCCAATGCCATTTCAATATGGCGCACCGCACTCTGCGCCACACACACAATAGAAGAGAGTGAAACCAGCTGCGAGTCCTCTGAGACCTGGTGTGTTAAAGTGGGACAGAGCAACCACAGCAGCGAGAGCAGCTGTAGCTCCCCCCAAACTTGGTGTGTTAGAGTGGGACAGAGCAACCACAGCAGCGAGAGCAGCTGTAGCTCCCCCCAAACTTGGTGTGTTAGAGTGGGACAGAGCCGGGTCAACCGCGTCTTCAGCCTGACGAACATTTGCAGCGGGAAGGAGATGGAGAAACTTAGATTGGCGTATTTTTTGTTAACGGCGATGGAAGGGCGAGTTAGAAGGGTCAATATTAATAAGGGCACAAGGGGGAGTTTTCTAACATAA